Proteins found in one Coffea eugenioides isolate CCC68of chromosome 5, Ceug_1.0, whole genome shotgun sequence genomic segment:
- the LOC113771097 gene encoding uncharacterized protein LOC113771097, whose translation MDRQVRGKERGRSTRQHPEVSGDREPEVNQDHGQEGVAGDPVATAINRITDVLERMTEYQALGPVHHQGGPIDTEDRALERFLKFGPPTFYGGPEPEVTEGWWERISDIFTALNYAEERQVTFAAFQFEGAARSWEFNAKFLPPFIQEKREDDFIKCRQGAVSVAEYEIQFTKLSRFAPELVATEQRRIRRFVQGLNVEIQEGLAAVRIDTFVDAVERAQRVEVAKAQVKSFQAKKRFAPSSSRELTYANAPPAELGRGTGGVNSPGAPRGALARGVGARGAGERDTGARGGSNGRGQPRNASQGGRVTTPQVTCGYCRKTGHTEDGCWRKEGKCLRCGSSEHRIAGCPKTQEGGTPSARQATSGGSKPKVPARVYAINDQPVPDSSKVVEGTLPIFHRSARVLIDPGATHSFVNPTFMSGIDVKPVRLPFDLEVRTPMGNKSIITTLTYKNCEFWVGERRMLVDLVSLDI comes from the exons ATGGATCGACAAGTTAGAGGTAAAGAACGTGGGAGATCAACTAGACAACACCCTGAGGTTAGTGGTGATAGGGAACCTGAGGTCAATCAAGACCATGGTCAAGAGGGCGTGGCCGGAGACCCAGTGGCCACCGCGATCAATAGAATAACTGATGTCTTAGAGCGCATGACTGAGTACCAAGCCCTTGGACCGGTGCATCACCAAGGAGGCCCAATCGATACTGAGGATCGGGCATTAGAGAGATTCTTGAAGTTTGGACCTCCCACGTTTTATGGAGGACCAGAACCTGAGGTAACAGAAGGTTGGTGGGAGAGGATTTCTGACATTTTTACAGCTCTAAATTATGCGGAGGAGAGACAAGTGACTTTCGCagcattccagtttgagggagctgctcgtTCCTG ggagttcaacGCCAAGTTTCTTCCCCCTTtcatccaagagaaaagagaggatgactTCATCAAGTGTAGGCAGGGGGCGgtgagtgtcgccgaatatgagattcAATTCACGAAACTGTCccgttttgctcctgaattggtagccacggagcaaaggcgTATAAGGAGATTTGTGCAGGGACTAAACGTGGAGATCCAGGAGGGATTAGCTGCTGTTCGGATAGACACCTTTGTTGATGCAGTAGAGAGAGCTCAAAGGGTTGAAGTTGCCAAAGCTCAAGTAAAATCTTTCCAGGCTAAGAAAAGATTTGCCCCTAGCAGCAGTCGAGAGCTGACTTATGCAAATGCTCCACCGGCCGAATTGGGTCGAGGAACGGGTGGAGTAAATAGTCCTGGAGCACCACGAGGCGCTCTAGCGAGAGGAGTTGGGGCAAGAGGTGCCGGGGAAAGAGATACCGGAGCTAGAGGAGGATCAAATGGAAGGGGTCAACCTAGGAATGCCTCGCAAGGAGGTCGTGTGACAACCCCTCAGGTAACTTGTGGGTATTGCAGGAAAACTGGTCATACCGAGGACGGATGCTggaggaaagaaggaaagtgCTTGAGGTGCGGAAGTAGCGAGCACCGGATTGCCGGTTGTCCGAAAACACAAGAAGGTGGTACCCCGAGTGCTAGACAAGCCACTTCTGGAGGAAGTAAGCCGAAGGTTCCTGCCAGGGTGTACGCCATAAACGATCAACCCGTACCTGATTCCTCGAAAGTTGTGGAAGGTActcttccaatctttcaccgaTCAGCTAGAGTACTAATTGATCCTGGCgcaactcattcatttgtgaatCCAACTTTTATGTCCGGAATTGATGTAAAACCTGTTAGATTACCCTttgatcttgaagttaggacacccATGGGTAATAAAAGCATAATCACTACCCTGACCTATAAGAACTGCGAATTCTGGGTTGGAGAGCGTAGAATGCTAGTAGATCTAGTCAGTTTGGACATATAA